CTCTGATTGGGGCAGGGGCGATCGCCCTTGGATTAGTGAGTCTTGGACTCTTGGGGGGATGGAGTTATGCGCAGTGGCAACAGTCTCAGGTCACGATGGCACCTGGAGAACCTCGCCAACTCACCTTAGATGAAGCAGAAACGTTAGACTGGGCAACCAGTTCACAAGGGCGCTATGCCCGTCAAATTTTGGAATGGAACGAAGACTTACTGGGTGGCGAATGCCAAGAGCAAGTTAAGGATCTTGGCGTCACGATTCAGATGGGGACTCGCAAAGCGCGATCTGGATTCTGCCTCCTCTGGACACAGCCGCCCTCAGAGCGAGAGTTTTTCTCCTCTGATCCATGATGAGCACAAACAACTGAACCATGAGCCAGGGAACCTTTAATTCCATTACGATCTGGCCAAAATTGCAACAGGAGCACGAATACATTGTCGCGTGTAAATCAGCGGTATGCGATCGCAACGTTGTGTTGGCGCAGCTCCTGCAATTTATAGAGGGCCAAGATTTAGATCTGTACTACTGGAATGCAGCCTTCGAGCGCCTTCAAAGGGTGACGCCTTGCGGTGCCCGCCGTCAGGTCAACCTCCAGGACTCTGATCTGGCACTGCCGAAGGTAGATGCTGAGGGAACCATTACGCAAGTGGTGAACCTAGCGCAGCCCGGTGTCTTTGTGCTGGCGGGGGTATTGAAAGAGGTGAGCGATCGCCAAGTGCATGAAATTCAAAATGCTCACTTTGCGCTGCGGCAAACGAAACGTCGGCAATACCTCATATTGCTAGATTCTGATCCCCATATCCCGCTCGATTTGTATCCATTACTGCCAGCGTTAGAGTACCCGATACCCAGTCGGGATGCGGTGCAGCAGTTGGTGGCAGAGTTTTGCTGGGATGTGCTGAGTATGGAGCAAACTGAGGCCAATCGAGATCGTCAGCGACAACTGACCCAAGCCTGTTCTGGGTTGCCGCGTGGGGAGATTGATATTGCCCTGCATCGAGCAACTAATCGATGTTCAGATGCATCTGATATGGATGCCATCACAGCGTCTGTGATGGACTACAAAACGAAAAAACTGAAAGGGCGTGGCATCACGATGTTGCCAGAGCCAGATGTACCGATCGCAGCGGGCATGGATCGCCTCTACGAAACATTAGATAAAATTCGTTTGCTGTTGCAGCCCGAAGCAGCGACCCGTCATGTCCGACCGCCGAAAGCCATTTTACTTTGGGGAATTCCAGGAACCGGGAAATCGCTTGCCGCCAAGCTAGCAGCCAAGCATATTGGTGGAACGCTGGTCAGTGCCGATTGGAATGGGTTGGTGGGCCGCACCGTTCAGGAGTCCATGAAGAATCTGAAGAGCTTGCTGGATTTTGTCGATGAAATCGTCACCTGCATTTTATTTTTCGATGAATTTGAGAAAGCCTTTTCCGGTTGGGATACCCGTGTGGAAGGTGGGGTTTTAGGAAAGATGGCCGGTCAGCTTCTGAGCTGGATGCAAGAGCACACGTCGCCCGTCGTCATGTTTGCCACCATTAATCATCTTCAGATGTTACCGGCGGAAATGATTCGACGGTTTGAGTATGTCCATTTCTTTGGAATGCCCCACGCCGGATCGCTATGGGAGGTCTTCAAGGTTCACCTCAGCCAGTATTTCGAGTATGACTTTTCAGATCGTGATTGGCGCATCTTGCTACGGGACTATCGTGGCTGTACCCCGGCCGAGGTGGCGAAAGCGGTACAGCATGTTGCCGATGCCTATTATTTTCGCGATATGCGCCAGGGCAACATTCGTCCTGAGAAACCACGGCTTGAGTTAGAAAGCTTGCTGGCGGAGCGTCAAACCTTTACCCCTGTGGCAACACAGCGAGATATTAGTGACCAAATCGCTGCCATTGAGAATCGAGCCGACTATGCCATTCCAGTATCGGGGCCCGATACCTCACCCTTTGCCGTACCTGACCAATCGTTGATGGGCATTGACGAAGATGCGATCGCCACTCGGGATCGTGCCCAAGCCGATCGCCAGTCTCGGAGTATCCAGCTAGCGGAAGGCGAGCAGTC
This Candidatus Obscuribacterales bacterium DNA region includes the following protein-coding sequences:
- a CDS encoding DUF6753 family protein — translated: LIGAGAIALGLVSLGLLGGWSYAQWQQSQVTMAPGEPRQLTLDEAETLDWATSSQGRYARQILEWNEDLLGGECQEQVKDLGVTIQMGTRKARSGFCLLWTQPPSEREFFSSDP
- a CDS encoding AAA family ATPase; protein product: MQQEHEYIVACKSAVCDRNVVLAQLLQFIEGQDLDLYYWNAAFERLQRVTPCGARRQVNLQDSDLALPKVDAEGTITQVVNLAQPGVFVLAGVLKEVSDRQVHEIQNAHFALRQTKRRQYLILLDSDPHIPLDLYPLLPALEYPIPSRDAVQQLVAEFCWDVLSMEQTEANRDRQRQLTQACSGLPRGEIDIALHRATNRCSDASDMDAITASVMDYKTKKLKGRGITMLPEPDVPIAAGMDRLYETLDKIRLLLQPEAATRHVRPPKAILLWGIPGTGKSLAAKLAAKHIGGTLVSADWNGLVGRTVQESMKNLKSLLDFVDEIVTCILFFDEFEKAFSGWDTRVEGGVLGKMAGQLLSWMQEHTSPVVMFATINHLQMLPAEMIRRFEYVHFFGMPHAGSLWEVFKVHLSQYFEYDFSDRDWRILLRDYRGCTPAEVAKAVQHVADAYYFRDMRQGNIRPEKPRLELESLLAERQTFTPVATQRDISDQIAAIENRADYAIPVSGPDTSPFAVPDQSLMGIDEDAIATRDRAQADRQSRSIQLAEGEQSEF